A portion of the Sabethes cyaneus chromosome 3, idSabCyanKW18_F2, whole genome shotgun sequence genome contains these proteins:
- the LOC128740957 gene encoding uncharacterized protein LOC128740957, translating to MSQPNHFQPWKQGRPLGIPMPNPTTISAHGKLPAAAHQNLHSIHQPQPATVLHGHQTLPRGPPVGLPPPIAVQTAAASSSTSAISSSTGLSGSGGGIGGMSDFLSQLGADKLMLSKLTASYGITNLATGDQLAGGQQQQSLQLQQQQHQQQQPSPLDDCANDKERELRIQQIFENAIGDNSKKQIVDILEKISNLRPPERLLLYLRMPGGYPETDPLRQSQNPLGTRSEINHTINWVRSHLEPDPNVSIPKQEVYEDYTAYCERIDIKPLSTADFGKVMKQVFPGIRPRRLGTRGHSRYCYAAMRKATKLAAPKLPDLITSTGEKPPPEDHVPSDEEAWKVIKVWAEAMLPNSFGSINELASFITKNNLNSPASIASRQLLQKKLLQREIKERKKLTAAALKKRRRKRRKTLSTSMDSEVGQSEPQPSSSSVVSTQLPSSRDHIVAQQTTSANPAVAPATSGSPSALLHQIIKHERQDFTDDDNNNTSVGIETMKQQQQQQQQQQPPLHQQRHPSTNLNCDTGNGVLAATPAVAASVAGNAVTVTGREMRSPAEEYNIFCKKVRQAQQLKAAAQNQPLSIIPSSSLRPPSAAAKRAASIAHLTRQKRFRMLQQQQQRAIEAQNNSAPHYDEMGNLILIESQDLVTSSKEDFIIPRERVISICNMDKNALDDYLNCEEENSQDQDQELLQYFPEENNPDGPPVGPMTSSSGSNAVSSVGQAGGGYGGIFDDSDTNLKLSQLRSMLEQNMAQSGGIDKPQVGGQLDGFDATIGGQQLGLQPGSAAASLAMLSQRHHGNGVASTDGASCTNMDTKKNSTGGMKLSLENCFNNIGNGSAVGTAANGGTTLQSPNGRRKNYNFVPISAGPQSPRVLPQARQPVRNGTPNASPFVSPRNTPIHRKTKPANNGLTLNILQQNQQSIQLSGYQQRASYIKNELSASAPPSPSLAQNYRFGLNPGPLNTNTMPSFQPICNPSTHMQSQQNLVNSLESRSSSVPLIPNYDGYNHSNFTSVSQTPAPSECDDFSDPNNILDMLNEPSSNNLAQSIKLEASDPMMSDILETDDIFPKAPYSSVSRSVPSTPLPHQMSYNQTNPNCAAMLGSNGLSSKSLFELPKSVPTTPITLNNGRDQLFQYSPETPRDCLINGNSIERGGGKMTSFYQQNQTANNIAGTDGTSVNVSVKATDNPAAPPPSTGSGTEMSVLGEGIESLTDAFIGSDTLRYL from the exons ATGTCCCAACCCAATCATTTTCAACCGTGGAAGCAGGGTCGTCCGTTGGGGATTCCAATGCCGAATCCGACTACAATCAGTGCTCATGGAAAATTACCGGCTGCAGCTCATCAAAATTTGCATTCAATCCACCAGCCGCAGCCAGCCACCGTGCTGCACGGTCACCAGACGCTTCCGCGCGGCCCTCCGGTAGGGCTTCCGCCCCCCATAGCGGTTCAGACAGCAGCAGCATCCTCCTCGACATCAGCCATTTCCTCCTCTACTGGTTTGTCGGGTTCCGGTGGAGGAATCGGCGGGATGAGCGACTTTCTCTCCCAGCTGGGCGCTGACAAGTTGATGCTTAGCAAGCTAACTGCCAGCTATGGGATTACGAATCTGGCGACCGGAGATCAGTTGGCAGGCGGACAACAGCAGCAATCCCTTCagctacagcagcagcagcaccagcaacagCAGCCCTCACCGCTAGATGACTGTGCCAATGACAAGGAGCGAGAGCTTCGCATTCAGCAGATATTCGAGAATGCTATCGG CGACAACTCCAAAAAGCAAATTGTTGATATACTGGAGAAGATTTCCAATCTTCGACCCCCAGAACGATTACTTCTGTACCTGCGTATGCCTGGTGGATATCCTGAAACAG ACCCACTGCGTCAATCTCAGAATCCACTCGGTACCCGTTCCGAGATTAATCATACCATAAACTGGGTACGATCGCACCTAGAACCTGATCCCAATGTTTCCATCCCGAAGCAGGAAGTGTATGAAGATTACAC TGCGTACTGCGAGCGAATTGACATCAAACCGCTGTCAACGGCAGACTTCGGTAAGGTAATGAAACAGGTGTTTCCCGGTATTCGACCACGGCGACTGGGTACACGCGGTCACTCCCGCTATTGTTACGCAGCAATGCGTAAAGCTACCAAGCTAGCGGCCCCGAAGCTACCCGATCTCATCACCAGTACCGGAGAG AAACCCCCACCGGAAGATCACGTGCCCAGTGACGAGGAAGCGTGGAAGGTGATAAAGGTATGGGCCGAAGCCATGCTGCCGAATTCGTTCGGTTCCATCAACGAGCTGGCCAGTTTCATCACAAAAAACAATCTCAACTCACCGGCCAGCATTGCCAGTCGACAGCTGCTGCAGAAGAAACTTCTGCAACGCGAGATTAAGGAGAGGAAGAAACTCACC GCCGCCGCCCTGAAGAAACGTCGAAGAAAACGCCGCAAGACGCTGTCTACCAGCATGGATTCCGAGGTTGGCCAATCCGAACCgcaaccatcatcatcatcagtggtATCTACTCAACTCCCATCATCACGCGATCATATCGTTGCGCAGCAAACGACCAGTGCAAACCCGGCGGTTGCTCCTGCTACCAGTGGCAGTCCGTCCGCGCTGCTGCATCAGATTATCAAGCACGAGCGGCAGGATTTTACCGACGACGATAACAATAACACTTCTGTCGGTATCGAAACGAtgaagcaacagcaacagcagcagcagcagcagcaaccgccTTTGCACCAGCAGCGCCATCCAAGTACAAATCTGAACTGTGATACAGGCAATGGAGTCTTAGCCGCAACGCCAGCGGTGGCAGCGTCAGTTGCGGGCAATGCAGTCACTGTCACCGGCCGGGAGATGCGTAGCCCTGCCGAGGAGTACAATATCTTTTGCAAAAAAGTTCGCCAGGCGCAACAGTTGAAAGCTGCAGCTCAGAATCAACCCTTGTCAATCATACCGAGCTCAAGTCTGAGACCGCCGAGCGCTGCAGCAAAGCGTGCAGCGTCGATAGCGCATTTAACCCGTCAGAAGCGCTTCCGAATgttgcaacagcagcagcagcgagcgATCGAGGCGCAAAACAATTCCGCTCCGCATTACGATGAAATGGGCAATTTGATCCTGATCGAGTCGCAAGATTTGGTGACCAGCAGTAAGGAGGATTTTATCATTCCGAGGGAACGGGTGATCAGCATTTGTAACATGGATAAGAATGCGCTGGATGACTACTTGAATTGTGAGGAAGAAAATTCACAGGATCAAGACCAGGAATTGTTGCAGTACTTTCCGGAGGAGAATAATCCTGATGGACCACCCGTAGGGCCAATGACGTCGTCATCAGGATCGAATGCTGTGTCCTCCGTTGGTCAGGCTGGGGGTGGTTATGGGGGAATATTTGACGATAGTGACACAAATTTAAAGCTATCGCAGTTAAGAAGCATGTTAGAGCAAAATATGGCACAATCTGGTGGCATAGATAAACCGCAGGTAGGTGGACAACTTGATGGTTTTGATGCAACTATCGGTGGGCAGCAACTGGGCTTGCAACCGGgatcagcagcagcatcacTAGCCATGTTATCTCAACGTCATCATGGAAATGGTGTGGCTAGTACAGACGGAGCGTCGTGTACTAATATGGATACGAAAAAGAATTCCACTGGTGGAATGAAATTATCACTCGAAAACTGTTTCAATAATATAGGTAACGGTTCGGCGGTGGGGACGGCAGCAAATGGCGGAACTACTTTACAAAGTCCCAATGGACGACGAAAaaattataactttgttccaatTTCGGCCGGTCCGCAGTCTCCGCGGGTTCTACCGCAAGCTAGACAACCAGTCCGCAATGGCACCCCGAATGCTAGTCCGTTCGTTAGTCCAAGAAACACCCCAATACATCGCAAAACTAAACCTGCTAATAATGGCCTTACACTTAATATACTCCAGCAGAACCAGCAGTCTATCCAGCTATCTGGATACCAGCAACGTGCATCTTATATAAAGAACGAGCTTTCCGCCTCCGCTCCTCCCAGTCCTTCTCTAGCCCAAAACTACAGGTTTGGACTGAACCCAGGTCCGTTAAACACGAACACAATGCCCTCTTTTCAACCAATATGCAATCCTTCTACTCACATGCAGTCTCAGCAAAATTTGGTCAATTCACTGGAATCCCGCTCCAGTAGTGTACCTCTAATTCCCAATTACGATGGGTACAACCATTCCAACTTCACATCCGTTTCACAAACACCGGCTCCCTCCGAATGCGACGACTTCTCCGATCCAAACAACATCCTGGACATGCTGAACGAACCTTCCTCAAACAATCTCGCTCAGTCAATCAAACTAGAAGCATCCGACCCAATGATGTCCGATATTTTAGAAACGGATGACATATTTCCGAAAGCACCGTACAGCAGTGTGTCGCGTTCGGTTCCTTCAACACCGCTTCCCCATCAGATGTCATACAATCAAACAAACCCCAACTGTGCCGCAATGCTTGGATCAAACGGTCTTTCTTCTAAATCCCTTTTTGAGCTTCCCAAATCGGTGCCAACGACTCCGATTACCCTGAACAATGGTCGCGATCAACTATTCCAATACAGTCCGGAAACCCCGCGCGACTGTCTGATCAACGGGAATTCAATCGAGCGAGGAGGCGGTAAAATGACATCGTTCTATCAGCAGAATCAAACTGCTAACAACATTGCTGGAACCGATGGAACTTCGGTGAATGTTTCGGTAAAAGCTACCGACAACCCTGCTGCCCCACCGCCTTCCACCGGGTCCGGGACGGAGATGTCCGTTCTGGGGGAAGGAATCGAAAGCCTTACCGATGCCTTCATCGGGTCCGATACGCTACGATATCTGTAG